Part of the Rhizomicrobium sp. genome is shown below.
GCGCCACGCCGGAACGCTCGCCGCGGCGATGGCACAGATCGAGGCGCGGATGCCCGACATCGCGGTGCTCGACGTCAATCTCGGCGGCGAGCGCGTCTATCCGGTCGCCGAGCGGCTGGCGGCCGCCGGCGTCCGCTTCCTCTTCACCACCGGCTACGGCAGGAGCGGCATGGACCCCCGCTGGTCGGCCGGCATCGTCGTGCAGAAGCCGTTCAACCTCGCGACGATGGCGACGGCGTTGAAGGATGCGCTGGCGAATCTACCTTCCCCTTGAGGGAGGGTAGTAGGCTCCCGCGCTGTCGACTCGCACGGGAGGCCCGCCTGTACACGCTCTATTATTTTCCCGGCAATGCCAGCCTGATGCCGCACATGCTGCTGCGCGAGATCGGCGCGCCGTTCGAGCTGCGCCTGGTCGACCGCGCCAACAACGAGCAGAAGAGCGCCGACTATCTCAAGCTCAATCCGTCGGGCACGATTCCCGTGCTGGTCGATGACGGCTTGGCCGTCCACGAGACCGCCGCCATCGCGCTCTACCTCGCCGACCGCCATCCCGAAGCGAAACTGGCGCCGCCGCCCGGCGCGCGCGAGCGCGGCGCCTATTACAAATGGATGGTGCTGATCTCGAACGCGCTGCAGACCCAATTCCGCGCCTGGTTCTACGCCCACGAATTCGTCGACGACCCCGCCTATGCCGACTCGGTGAAGGCCGCGACGGCGGCGCGCATCGGCAAGACGTTCGACCTGATCTCGGCCCATCTCGCGATGAACACGTGGCTCCTGGGCGAGGCGTTCAGCGCCGTCGATCTCTATCTCTTCATGTTCATCCGCTGGGGCCGCGCCTTGCCGAGGCCACCACGCCTCGACCCCGTGCTGGCGGCCTACGCCGAACGCGTCGCCGCGAGGCCGGCAGTGCTGGAAGCGTTTTCGGTGGAGGAGATCGCGCCGCCATTTATTTGACGGCGGCTGGGCAAAGCAGGGTTGGCGTGGCGGCTGCTTTGCCTGCCCGCCGGAAAAATGGCTCCCCGGGCCGGATTCGAACCAGCGACCAACCGGTTAACAGCCGGTTGCTCTACCGCTGAGCTACCGAGGAACACGTTAAGGACGGGGTGTCTAACCCGTTTGTTTGGCAATGCAAAGCCAAATTTGGCCGCGCCCGGATTGCCCCGCCGGGCGCCCGAAGAAAAAGAGGCCGGGTGGTTAGCCCGGCCCCAAGGCGTTGGGTAATGGTGGGGTGTCTTCAAGGGAAGACAATGGAACTCTGCTACGGCAAGGTTAATAAAACCTTAACGTGCACAGTTTCGGGGCATGTACTTGTACGATTGTCCCGGCCTGCAAGCATGGCGGCGTGCTACGCGGCCTCGGTCGGCTGGTTCGCGGTGAGGATCTGGACCAAGTGAGGATTGGAGGCCACGCCCGGAATTGAACCGGGGTTCACGGATTTGCAGTCCGCTGCGTCACCACTCCGCCACGTGGCCTCGTCTGCATTAAACCCGTGGAAGCCCACGGATTTCGGCGGTAGGGGCGCCCTATATCAGAAGCATGCGCCCGCCGACAACCGCCCGCGCTTTCGCCCCGCGTTGTCAGGGCCAAACCGTCCCCCTATAAGCCGTGCCGTCCTACAGAAAGCGGGCGAATCCCATGGCCGACTACGCCACCCAGCGCTTCAACATGGTCGAGTGCCAGGTCCGCACCAACGACGTCACCGATCCGCGCATCCATGCCGCCATGCAGGGGGTGCCGCGCGAGCGCTTCGTGCCCGCCGCCAAGCGCGCCACCGCCTATGCCGATGTGCCGGTCGAGGTGGCGCAGGGCCGCTTCCTGCTCGACCCCCGCACCTTCGGCAAGCTGGTGCAACTCGCCGCGCCCAGGGCCGAGGATCGCGTCCTCGATGTCGGCTGCGCCACCGGCTATTCCACCGTGGTCCTGGCCAAGATCGCCAAATCGGTGATCGGGCTGGAGCAGGACGCCGATCTCGTCCGCGTCGCCTCCGACATGGTCCCGGCCAATGGCGCGGCCAACGCGACCGTGGTCCAGGGCGGGCTGACCGAGGGCGTGAAGGCCATGGCGCCGTTCGACGTCATCCTGATCGAGGGCGCGGTCGAATCGGTGCCCGAGTCTCTTTTGTCCCAACTTGCCGAAGGCGGGCGGCTGGCCGCGATCGTCAACGAAGGCGGGCAGGGGCGTGCAAGGCTCTATGTGCGCGAGAAAGGCGGCGTCGGCAGCCGGCTGGATTTCGACGCCACGGTCCCGCTGCTGGCCGGCTTCCGCAAGGTGGTTGGATTCGTCTTCTGACCTCCCCATATCCGGGACGCAGGAAGGGGCTTTTGAGATGCAGACCTATATCCGCGCCGCGGTGATCCCGCTGCTCGCGCTCGGTGTTGCGACATCGACGGACGCGGCCGGCCGCCACAAGGCCAAGCCCGCGACGACGCTCGCCGCCGCCGCTCCCATGCCGTCGCCGCTGCCGCCGCCCTCGACCGAGAAGCCCAGCCTGACGCTGAACGAGGCGCTCGCCGTCGCCTACGAGACCAACCCGCAGCTTGCCGCACAGGAAGCCTCGCTGCGCGCCACCGACGAAGGCGTCGCCATCGCCAATGGCGGCTGGCGGCCGACGATCTCGGCCGGCGGCACCTATGGCTATCAGCAGTATTATTTCTTCCCGCAGCTCGTGCCGGGCCTCGGCACCTTCTCGACGATTTCGGCCCATCCGCTGCAGGGCGCGCTGACGATCACCCAGCCGATCTTCCGCGGCGGGCGCACCATCGCCGAGATCGGCCGCGCCAAGGCGCTGGTCCGCGCCGCCCGCGCCCAGCTTCTCGCCGCCGAGCAGACCGTGCTGCTGAGCGCCGCCACCTCCTACATGGATGTGGTGCGCGACACCGCGATCCTCAGGCTGCGCGAGCACAATGTGCAGGTCCTGCAAAAGCAGGCCGACGCCACCCAGGCGCAGTTCGACGCGGGATCGCTGACGCGCACCGACGTCGCCCAGAGCCAGGCGCGGCTGGCCGGCGCGCAGTCCGACCTGACCGCCGCGCGCAGCCAGCTCGCGATCAGCGCCGCCGACTTCCTCCAGGCCGTCGGCCGCCCGCCCGAGACGCTGGAGACCGAGCCGGCGCTGCCCAAGGGGCTGCCGACCGGCGCGGACGATTCCATCGTGCTGGCGCTCAAGCAGAACCCGGCAATGACCTCGGCGCGGGAGAATGAGATGGCGGCGGACTACGCGGTCGACGACGCGCTCGGCGCCCTGCTGCCGACATTCTCCGTACAGGGACAATATGGCTACGGCCAGGGCTCGCTGGTGTCGCCGACCGGCACCTTGCAGGTCGATGCCGGCCCGCCGCACACCGCCGACCATGTCGTCAGCGTGACCGGCCAGCTCAACGTGCCGATCTACCAGGCCGGCGTCGAGGACGCGACGGTCCGCCAGGCCAAGGAATTGCACAACCAGGCGTCGCTCAACGTCTCGGTGTCCGACCGGCAGGTGCGCGACGCGGTGACCACCGCCTGGGCCCAGTTCGAATCCGCCGAAGCCTCCATCGCCTCCAACGAGGCGGCGGAGCACGCCAACGAGATCGCCTTCGAAGGCGTCACGAAAGAGCAACAGGTCGGCGGGCGTACGATATTGGACGTGCTGAACGCCGAGCAGGAGCTGCTCAATTCCGCCGTGGCGCTGGTCACCGCCAAGCGCAATGCCGAGGTCGCCGCCTTTCAGGTGCTGTCCGCCAACGGCGCCCTGACGGCGGCGAATTTGGGCCTGAAGGTGAAGCTCTACGATCCGCTCGACCACTATGAGGACGACGCCGGCCGCTGGATCGGGCTGGGCGACTGATCCGCGCGACATTATTTCTCGCGGCGGACGCCCGAAAACCCTTCGGAAAGCCCAAGACTCTTAACGAAGTTTTTGCCTTCTCGACCCCACTGTCCTAGGGTCACGGGTGAAATCCTTTTTCGCGAATGTCCGGAGATTCCGTCATGGCGTCCAATCCGCAGCACGAACCGACGATGGAAGAAATTCTTGCGTCCATCCGCAAGATCATCTCCGAGGATTCCGCGGACGCGCCGCCCGCCGCCGCCGCGCCGGCCCCCGCCATGCACGCCGAGGCCGACGTGCTGGAACTGACCCAGGAAGTGGAAGAGGCGCCGCCCGCGCCCAAGCCCGAGCCGGTGCGCGCCGCCGCCCCGCCGCCGCCGCCCAAGCCCGACGACGTGGTGTTCGAGACCGTCGAGGAGCCGGCGCCCGTGCCGGCCGCGTCGCAGGACGACATCTTCTCCGACAAGACCCGCAAGGCGATGGACGAGACCTTCGCGAAGATCCCCGAAGCGGTCGCACCGCCGCCGGCACCCGTCGCCCCGGCGCCCGCCCGCGCTTTGTCGATCCCGGAAGGCAGCTCGGTCGAAGCGGTGTTCGAGCGCGCCATCACCGGCGCCTTCGATCCGGTGCTGCACAAGTGGATGGACGGCAACAAGGCCGACCTGCTCGCCGCCGTGAAGCCGCTGATCCGCGAATGGATGGACGAGCACTTCCCCGCGCTGCTCGAAGGCGCGGTCCGCAACGAAGTCGAGCGCGTCGTAAAAGCGCGCGGCGGCAAGGCCTGATCCACGGTTTCCGGCCCGCACTTGACCGGACCTTTCCTTCTGTAATCTATCGACCCTCCCCTTGAGGGAGGGTCGAAATTTGCGCAGCAAATTTCGGGGAGGGGTCGGGCCGCGCGGCAGGACCCCTCCCCGAAATCTTTTCGCTGCGCTCAAAGATTTCGACCCTCCCCGTAGGGGAGGGTTGATGTTAGAGAAATCCATGCTCGACAAGACATTCTCGCCCGCCGAGGTCGAAGGCCGCATCTACGCCCAGTGGGAAGCCTCGGGCGCCTTCCAGGCCGGCCGCCGTCCGGCCGCCGAGCCGTTCTGCATCATGATCCCGCCGCCGAACATCACCGGGCGGCTGCACATCGGCCACGCGCTGAACAACACGCTGCAGGACATCCTCGTCCGCTTCGAGCGCATGCGCGGCAAGGACGTGCTCTGGCAGGTCGGCACCGACCATGCCGGCATCGCCACCCAGCTCATCGTCGAGCGCCAACTGGCCGAGCGCCAGCAGAGCCGCGTCGCCATGGGCCGCGAAAAATTCCTCGAAGCCGTCTGGAAGTGGAAGGACGAGTCGGGCGGCGCCATCATCCAGCAGCTTCGCCGCCTCGGCGCCAGCGCCGACTGGTCGCGCGAGCGCTTCACGATGGACGAGGGCCTCAGCCGCGCCGTCCTCAAAGTGTTCGTCGAGCTCCACAAGCAGGGCCTGATCTACAAGGACAAGCGCCTGGTGAACTGGGACCCCAAGCTGCAGACCGCGGTCAGCGATCTCGAAGTCGAGAGCATCGAGATGAAGGGCCATCTCTGGTACCTGAAATATCCCATCGAGGGCGAGATGGGCCGGTTCATCACCGTCGCCACGACGCGCCCCGAGACCATGCTGGGCGACACCGCCATCGCGGTGCATCCGGGCGACGAACGCTACAAGGACCTGATCGGCCGCAAGGCCATCGTGCCGCTGGCCAACCGCCACATCCCGATCATCGCCGACGAGCATTCTGACCCGGAGAAGGGTACCGGCGCGGTCAAGATCACGCCGGGCCACGACTTCAACGATTTCGAGGTCGGCAAGCGCCACGACCTTCCGCTGATCAACATCCTGAACAAGGACGGCACGCTGAACGAGAATGTGCCGCCGGCCTATCGCGGCCTCGACCGCGATGCGGCGCGCAAGACCATCCTGGCCGATCTCGAAGCGGTCGACCTGGTCGGCTGGAGCGAACCGGTCAATCTCGTCGAGCGCGTCGAACAGATCACCCATGCCGTGCCGCATGACGAGAAGACCAAGACCGTCGTGCTCGAACCTTATCTGACCGAGCAGTGGTATCTGAACGTCGCCCCGCTCGCCGCGAAGGCGATCGCGGCGGTCGAGGACGGACGCACAAGCTTCACGCCGGACAACTGGACCGGCGTCTATTTCAACTGGATGCGCAACATCCACCCCTGGTGCATCTCGCGCCAGCTCTGGTGGGGCCATCAGATCCCGGCGTGGTACGACGAAGAGGGCCAGATCTACGTCGCGATGTCGGAGGAAGAAGCGCGCGCGCAGGCGCCGGGCAAGGCGCTCCACCGCGACACCGACGTGCTCGACACCTGGTTCTCCTCCGCGCTGTGGCCGTTTTCGACGCTGGGCTGGCCCGACAAAACGCCAGAGCTGAAGCGCTTCTACCCGACCAGCGTGCTCTCCACCGGCTTCGACATCATCTTCTTCTGGGTCGCCCGCATGATGATGATGGGCATCCATTTCATGGGCGAGGTGCCGTTCCATCGCGTGCTCATCCACACCCGGGTGCTGGACGAGCAGGGCGCCAAGATGTCCAAGACCAAGGGCAACGTCGTCGATCCGCTGACGCTGGTCGATCAGTTCGGCGCCGACGCGCTGCGCTTCACCCTGGCGCTGGCGGCGGGTCTGTCGCGCGACATGCGCATCGGGCCAAGCCGCGTCGAGCCCAACCGCAATTTCGCGACCAAGCTGTGGAACGCGGCGCGCTTCTGCGAGATGAACGGCTGCGTGACGGTGCCCGGGTTCGATCCGGCGAAGCTGACGCAAACGGTGAACCGCTGGATCGTGGCGGAAACCGCGCAGGCCGCCGCCGACGTGACCGCGAATCTCGAAGCGCTGCGCTTCAACGAGGCGGCAGCCGCGGCCTATCGCTTCGTCTATGACGTGTTCTGCGACTGGTATCTGGAAATCGCCAAGCCGATCTTCAACGGCACGGATGAAGCGGCGAAAGCGGAAACTCGCGCCACCGCGGCTTACGCGCGCGACCAGCTTCTCGCGATCCTGCATCCCTTCATGCCCTTCATCACCGAGGAGCTCTGGGCCAAGACCGCCGAGGGCGGCGCGCCCCGCGCCACGCTGCTGATCGAAGCGGAATGGCCGCGCGGCGCCGCGACCGGCGACGATGCCGCGCGCGCCGAGATGAACTGGGTCATCGATCTGGTGAAGGGCGTCCGCTCCGTCCGCGCCGAGATGAACGTGCCGCCCTCGGCCAAGATCGCGCTGCTGCTGAAGGGCGCCGACGCGAAGACGCGCGACCGCCTGGCGCGCCAGAAGGACGTGATCCTCCAGCTTGCGCGTCTCGTCACCGCCGAGACCATCGACGACTTTCCGAAAGGCACCGCGCAATTCGTCCTCGGCGAGGCGACCGTCGGCCTGCCGCTCGGCGATGTCATCGACTTCGCCAAGGAGCGCGCGCGGCTGGAGAAGGACCTGAAGAAAGCCCATGACGAAATCGCCCGCTTCGACGCGAAGCTGTCGAACGAGCAATTCGTCGCGCGCGCGCCGGAAGACGTCCTGACCGAACAACGCGAAAAACGCGCCGAAGCGGCGGCGACGGCGGCGCGTCTGAAGGAAGCGGTGGCCAGATTGGCCATCTGAGCAAACAAATTCATGGAGCCGTACGGATATCGATGCGCCTCTATCTTTCCTCCCACCGCTTCGGCGACCGCATCGACCTTCTGCTCGGCCTGCTGCCGAAGGGAGCCCGCGTCGGTGTGATCTCCAACGCGCTCGACGCCACCGCGCCCGCCTCGCGCGCCGACTACGCCCGCACTGTCTACGATCCGATCGCCGAGCTTCGCGGCCACGGCCTTGACGTCTCCGATCTCGACCTGCGGAAATATTTCGGGAGTCCGGATTCGCTCGAACAGGACCTTTCGAAGCTCGATTTCATCTGGGCGACCGGCGGCAACGCGTTCCTCCTGCGCCGCGCGATGCGCCGGAGCGGCTTCGATGCGCTGGTCGGCAAATTCCTCGCCGAGGATCGTCTCGCCTATGGCGGCGAGAGCGCCGGCGCCGTCGTCGCCTGTCCGGACCTCAGGGGCATCGACCTGATGGACGATCCCAACCAGCTCGCCGAAGGCTACGACGCGGCGGTCATCTGGGAGGGGCTGAACCTCATCCCGTTCCATCTCGTGCCGCACTACGACTCGCCGCACGCCGCGGCGGAGGCCGCCGAGAAGGTGACCGCTTTCATGCTCGACCAGGCGATGGCCTACCGCACCATGCGCGACGGCGACGTGCTGGTCCGCGACGCGGCGGGCATCCGGGCCTATGAGCGCGGCTGAATATTGCCGCTTTTGCGGGCAATTCCCGCGTCGCCAAGGCTTTCAAATTACACGCCCCCGCATGGCGCGCCTTCGCCGCGTTGGCGAACGGCCGTCCGATACCTAACTATCGCCTCCTGCCATTTGCCAAACAAAGGATCTCCCATGCCGACTCTGTTCGATCCCATCAAGGTGGGCGCTCTTACCTTGCCCAATCGCATCTGGATGGCGCCGCTCACGCGCACCCGGGCCCTGGAGGGCAGCCGCGTCCCCGCGCCGCTCGCCATCGAGTATTACGCCCAGCGCGCCGGCGCCGGCCTGATCCTGACCGAGGCGACCTCGGTCGATGCCATGGGCGTCGGCTATCCCAACACGCCCGGCATCTGGTCCGACGAACAGACCGAGGGCTGGAAGCCGATCGTGCAGGCCGTGCACAAGAAGGGCGGCCACATCTTCCTGCAGCTCTGGCATGTCGGCCGCATCTCCGATCCCATCTATCTCGGCGGCAAGCAGCCCGTCTCGGCCAGCGCCATCGCCGCGAAAGGCCATGTCAGCCTCGTGCGCCCGGAAAAGGACTACGAAGTGCCGCGCGCGCTGGAGACGAGCGAAATTCCCGGCATCATCGCCGCCTACAAGAAGGGCGCGCGGAACGCCAAGGCCGCCGGCTTCGACGGCGTCGAGATCCACGGCGCCAACGGCTATCTGCTCGACCAGTTCCTGCAGGACAGCACCAACCACCGCACCGACGCCTATGGCGGCAGCCGCGAGAAGCGCGCGCGCCTGATGCTCGAAGTCACCGACGCCGTTTGCGAGGTATGGGGGCCGGATCGCGTCGGCATGCATCTGGCGCCGCGCGGCGACGCGCACACCATGGGCGACAGCGACCTCAAGACCACCTTCACCCATGTCGCCAGGGAGCTCGGCAAGCGCAAGCTCGCCTTCATCTGCGCCCGCGAGCGACAGGCAGAGGACAGCATCGGGCCTGCGCTGCGCGAAGCGTTCGGCGGCGTCTATGTCGCGAATGAGGGCTTCACCAAGGAGAGCGCGCAGGCCGCGCTCGCATCCGGCGTGGCGGACGCCGTGGCCTGGGGCAAGGACTACATCTCCAACCCCGACCTGGAGAAGCGCTTCAAGGCGAACGCCCCGCTCAACCCGTGGGACGCGGCGACGTTCTACGCTCCCGGCCCGCACGGCTACACGGACTATCCGGCGTTGGAGCCGGCGACGGCGGCTTAGAGCGCAAAAAAGACCCAGGCGGACAACGGGGGGAGATTGCCCGCCTGGGCTTTGAGGGAGCCGGCGCTGGTCGGAGGGGGAGGACCGCACCGGTACTTTGTTGGAATGAATCTAAGTCGCCGCGGCTGGCATTCAAGTAGTTCGGAATTATTCCAAGCTGCGTCTTGAATTTCAGGAAATCTTACCTATGCATAGGGCCTGCGCTTTCGCCGCGCTTGCACCTTTCCCGGCATGAATTAAGGGGAGGGGGGACGCCTTCGGGAGTCCGTCAAACAATTATCTTGCCGAAGCCGGCGCCAAGCGAGCAGCAAATGACAAAGTTCGACAAGTCCAAGCTTCCTTCCCGCCATGTCACCGAGGGGCCGGAGCGGGCGCCCCACCGCTCCTACTACTACGCCATGGGCCTGACCGAGGCGGAGATCCACCAGCCCTTCGTCGGCGTCGCCACCTGCTGGAACGAGGCCGCGCCCTGCAACATCGCGCTGATGCGCCAGGCGCAATCGGCCAAGAAGGGCGTGAAGGAGAACGGCGGCACGCCGCGCGAGTTCTGCACCATCACCGTCACCGACGGCATCGCGATGGGCCATGAAGGGATGAAGTCCTCGCTCGTCAGCCGCGAGGTCATCGCGGATTCGGTGGAGCTCACCATGCGTGGCCATTGCTATGACGCGCTGGTCGGCATCGCCGGCTGCGACAAATCCCTTCCCGGCATGATGATGTCGATGCTGCGGCTGAACGTGCCGTCGGTGTTCCTCTATGGCGGCTCGATCAAGCCGGGCCATTTCCGCGGCAAGGACGTCACCGTGGTCGATCTGTTCGAAGGCGTCGGCATGCATTCGGCCGGCAAGATGAGCGACGCCGACCTGCACGAGCTGGAATGCGTCGCCTGTCCCGGCGCCGGCGCCTGCGGCGGCCAGTTCACGGCGAACACCATGGCCTGCGTCGCCGAAGCGATCGGCCTGGCGCTGCCTTATTCCTCCGGCCCGCCGGCCGAAGTGCTCAGCCGCGACGATTTCGCGCTCCAGGCCGGCGAGGCGGTGATGGAATTGCTCGCCAAGAACATCCGCCCGCGCGACATCGCCACCCGCAAGGCGTTCGAGAACGCGGCCCGCGTCGTCGCCGCGACCGGCGGCTCGACCAACGCGGCGCTGCACCTGCCGGCGATGGCGAACGAGGCCGGCATCAAGTTCGACCTGTTCGACGTGGCCGAGGTGTTCCGCTCCACGCCCTATCTCGCGTCCCTCAAGCCCGGCGGCCAGTACGTCGCCAAGGACATGTGGGAGGCCGGCGGCGTGCCGATGCTGATGCGCGCGCTGCTCGACGGCGGCTTCCTGCACGGCGACTGCATGACCGTGACGGGCAAGACGGTGGCGGAGAATCTCAAGGACGTGACCTTCAATCCGCACCAGAAGGTGATGCGCGACACGACGAATCCGCTGGCGCCGACCGGCGGCGTCGTCGGCCTCAAGGGCAACCTCGCGCCGCAGGGCGGCATCGTGAAGGTCGCCGGCCTCAAGCACGTCCATCATCGCGGCCCGGCCCGCGTGTTCGAATGCGAAGAGGATTGCTTCGCCGCCGTCGAGCGCCGCGACTACAGGGAAGGCGACGTCCTCGTCATCCGCTACGAAGGCCCCAAGGGCGGCCCCGGCATGCGCGAAATGCTCTCGACCACCGCCGCGATCTACGGCCAGGGCGTGGAGAACATCGCGCTGATCACCGACGGCCGCTTCTCCGGCGCGACGCGCGGGCTGTGCGTCGGCCATATCGGGCCGGAAGCGGCCGATGGCGGTCCGATCGGCCTCCTCAAGGACGGCGACATCATCGTCATCGACGCCGACAAGGGCGAGATTTCGGTCGAACTCAGCGATGCCGAACTCGCCGAGCGCAGGAAGGCCTGGAAGCCGAAGGCGCCGGCCTTCAAGACCGGCGCGCTGGCGCGCTATGCCAAGAATGTCGGTCCCGCGCGCTACGGCGCTTTGACGACGCCCGGCGCGGACGAAGAAGTCCGCTGCTACGCGGATATCTAGGCATGCGCATCGCAAGAGGACTCTACGTCTCGGGATAGGGCGTGCCGTCCTTGTGCACGAACCGGCCGTCGGCGTTGGTGCTCATCATGTCGATGTCGGAGCAGATCGTGACGTCGGCTGGCGCGCGCGAGCCGACTTCGAGATAAACCGCCGTCGCGTCCGATTTGTTGATCAGGTGATGGCCGTTGCCGGTGCCTTTGGGAAAGGCCGCGCAGTCGCCGGCGCGCAGCACCGTCTCGCCGCCGTCCTCGACCAGCGTGAGTTCGCCGTCGAGCACATAGACGAATTCGTCTTCATGGCTGTGCCAGTGGCGCTGGCTCGACCAGTTGCCCGGCGGCAGGCGCATGAGATTGACCCCGAAATCGGTGAGCCCGCCGGCATTGCCCAGCCGCTGGCGGACGCGCTCGGCGCAGGGTGCGTTGAATTGCGGCGGATAGGAGGTGCCCTTGCGTTCCGGCACGGCGGCGATGTCGATCTTGGGCATGGCGGTCTTCCCCGGGGGGCGAGGTCGATTATGCCGCGGAACGCCTGCCGCTCAAGGCGGGCCGCGAGCGCCGCGGCCTGGTTGACGGCGGCCACGTTAACCCTGCCGGGTTGCGCCGTCTCGACTTGGCACAGGTCCTTGCGCCAAAGTCGAATGGGCAGGATCCGTTCGATGATGCGTGGGTACGGCTGGGATCACAGGGACGAGTTCGGCTGGTTCATGACCGCCGCGCTGGTGCCGCTGTCGCTTGCCCTGCTGGCGCTGATCGTCGTCCATTTGCTGGTCTACCGTTACGACGCCAAGCTGGCCGCCGGCGATTTCGATCCGCCGTCGCAAGCCGTGGAAGGCGAGGGCGCCACGATCCTCGGCGCCGCGATCGGCGATGTGCCGGACGATGCCAGTCTTGCCGCCCTCAAGAACGAACTCGACGACCGGTTTTACGGCCTTCCCTGGAAGCGCGCTTTGGTCTTGCGCAATCGCGGCAGCGCGCCGCTGACCATCCAGAGCCTGTTCTTCCCGTTCAACCGGCCGGCGGACGCGATGGGCTTCTGCCGCATCCTGGCCGACTACGCGCCGCATTGCGCCGCGGTCATCGCCTCGACCAACGACCTGGCGTCGCTCGACCGCCGTCCCGCGACGCTCACCGCCCTCGCGCGCCTCGGCATCGCGCCTTACACCGGCGGCGGCGCGACGAAGGTCGTGTACATCCCGTCGCCGCCGAAGACCGTGGTCGTGCACGATCCGGCGCTGCCGCCGAAGATCGTCTATGTGCCCGCGCCGGCAAAGACCGTGATCGTCCCCGCACCGCCGCCGAAGATCGTCTATCTGCCGGCGCCCGATAAGCCTTCGCCGCAAATTGCCGCCAATGCGCAGCCGCCGCTGAAGCTTCAGCCCGGCGTCGGCGCCGCCGATGTGCGCTATCCGGAAAACCAGATCTGGCTTTCCTCGGTCTACAAGCCGGGCGATACGCGGCTGACCGACATCGTCGGCGCCGGCGACGTGATGATGGGGAGCATCTCGACCGGCCTCAATCCGGCGCTCAAGCCCGGCGTGGACGTTGCAACGCTGGTCGGGGCCGACCTCGCCGGCATTTTCCGCCATGCCGATGTCGCCTTCGTCAATCTCGAAGGCCCGCTCTACGAAGGCGGCCAGGGCACCGGCAAGGATTGCGCCCAGTGCTTCGCGTTCCACGGGCCGACCTTCTATGCCGGCGTGCTGCGCAGCCTCGGCGTCGATGTCGTGAGCCTGGCCAACAACCATTCGGGCGATTATGGCGAAGCGGGCCGCGACTCGACGATGGCGGCGCTGCGCTCCAACGGCATCGCCTATGGCGGGCTCGACCGCGACGGCGCCCGCGACGGCGAGATGGTGCTGCCGAGCGGCAAGCGCGTCGCGCTGATCGCCTTCGCGCCCAACAACGGCACGCTGAACATCAACGACCTGACGCGGGCCGCCGCGCTGGTGCGCGACCTGAAGAAGACGCACGACCTCGTCATGGTCTCCTTCCATGGCGGCGGCGAGGGCTGGACCTATGTCCATGTCAAGCCGGGGCCGGAAACTTTCGTCGGCGAGAACCGCGGCAACGTCACCGCCTTCGCCCACACCGTGATCGACGCCGGCGCCGACATCGTGATCGGGCAGGGCCCGCATGTGCCGCGCGCCGTCGAGGTCTATCGCGGCCATCTCATCGCCTACAGCCTGGGAAATTTCTGGACCTATTCCGGCGTGCAGACCTACGCCGTATCCGGCCTCGGCCCGGTGCTCGAGGCCTGGGTCGCGCCCGACGGCGCCATCGCCGGCTTCACGATCCATTCGACGCGGCAGGCCGGGCTCGGCGTGCCGCATCTCGATCC
Proteins encoded:
- a CDS encoding cupin domain-containing protein, which gives rise to MPKIDIAAVPERKGTSYPPQFNAPCAERVRQRLGNAGGLTDFGVNLMRLPPGNWSSQRHWHSHEDEFVYVLDGELTLVEDGGETVLRAGDCAAFPKGTGNGHHLINKSDATAVYLEVGSRAPADVTICSDIDMMSTNADGRFVHKDGTPYPET
- a CDS encoding CapA family protein, whose amino-acid sequence is MMRGYGWDHRDEFGWFMTAALVPLSLALLALIVVHLLVYRYDAKLAAGDFDPPSQAVEGEGATILGAAIGDVPDDASLAALKNELDDRFYGLPWKRALVLRNRGSAPLTIQSLFFPFNRPADAMGFCRILADYAPHCAAVIASTNDLASLDRRPATLTALARLGIAPYTGGGATKVVYIPSPPKTVVVHDPALPPKIVYVPAPAKTVIVPAPPPKIVYLPAPDKPSPQIAANAQPPLKLQPGVGAADVRYPENQIWLSSVYKPGDTRLTDIVGAGDVMMGSISTGLNPALKPGVDVATLVGADLAGIFRHADVAFVNLEGPLYEGGQGTGKDCAQCFAFHGPTFYAGVLRSLGVDVVSLANNHSGDYGEAGRDSTMAALRSNGIAYGGLDRDGARDGEMVLPSGKRVALIAFAPNNGTLNINDLTRAAALVRDLKKTHDLVMVSFHGGGEGWTYVHVKPGPETFVGENRGNVTAFAHTVIDAGADIVIGQGPHVPRAVEVYRGHLIAYSLGNFWTYSGVQTYAVSGLGPVLEAWVAPDGAIAGFTIHSTRQAGLGVPHLDPLDEASRYMLYLTRSDFPATAALLQGHRNIASTGPTGGGS